Genomic window (Bosea vaviloviae):
CATCCTCTATTCCTGGGCCGGCGGCGTGCTCAAGGCGCAGGTCGATGCAGGCGTGCTGGAGGACATCACGAAGAGCGTCGGCGCCTACAAGGACAATCTGTCGGCGGGCGCGGTCGAGGCCTTCACGGTTGACGGCAAACTCTACGGTCTGCCCCACAACGTCTCGCAGGTCGGGTTCATGTACAATAAGGACCTCTTCGCGAAGGCCAATCTCGACGGCGGCGCGATCAAGACCTGGGACGACCTCCTGGCCGCGGTGAAGACGCTCAAGGCTGCCGGTGTCACGCCGATCGCCGTCGGCGGGCAGGACAAGTGGCCGCTGCATTTCTACTGGACGCATCTCGCCGTCCGGCTCGGCGGCAAGCCGGCTTTCGAGGCCGCGCTCAAGGGCCAGAATGGCGGTTTTGAGGGCGAGACCTTCCAGAAGGCAGGCGAGCTGATGAAGCAGCTCGTCGATCTCGAACCGTTCCAGAACGGCTTCCTCGGTTTCAAGAACCAGCAGGCGCTCGGCTTCTTCGGCGACGGCAAGGCCGCGATGAATCTCGCGATCTCGCATCAATCCACGACGCAGCGAGCCCTGGCCGCCGACAAGAAGGGCATCGCCGAGGACAGGTTGGGCTGGTTTGACTTCCCCGTGCCCGCCGGTGCCAAGGGCCGGCCGTCCGACACGCTTGGCGGCGTCAATGGCTGGATCATCACCAAGGGCGCGCCGAAGGAGGCCGTCGAATTCGTCAAGTTCTTCATCTCGGACGAGGTCCAGCGCGAGCTCGCCAAGCAGAACTTCATCATCCCGACCTTCAAGGGGGCGGAAGCGGCCCTGAGCGCCGCCTTCATGCAGAACGTGGCCAGGAACATCGCCGCGTCCCAATACCACCAGAACTTCTACGATCAGGATCTCGGCCCCTCGGTCGGCCGAGTGGTGAATGACGCGACGGCGGAGATCGCCGGCGGCTCGATGACGCCGAAACAGGCCGCCAAGGCGATCCAGGACGCCTTCAAGCAAGGCAATTGAGCAAGCAAGGCAATTGAGATCTGCCCCGGGCGCGTCAACCTGCGAGCGACACCGATGTCTCATTACAGCGGAGCAGCCGTCATGAGCGGCAAGCCTGCAGCCTCCGGTGCTCGCCGGAGAGCGGCGAGCGACGGGCGCCTCGCCTCGCTCCTGCTGTTCCTGCCGCCGGCACTGCTGCTGTTCACCGTGTTCGTGGTGCTGCCGATTGGCGAGGCAGCCTGGTATTCCGGATTCAACTGGAACGGGTTTGGCAGCCCGACGCGCTGGATCGGCTTCGACAATTACCGCTTCGTCTTCGATTCGCGCGGCTTCGGCACGGCGTTTCGCAACAACCTGCTGATCATCGCGGTGTCGCTGGTGATCCAGCTGCCTCTGGCCCTGACGCTGGCTCTCATGCTCGCCGACAAGTTTCGCGGCTCGGTGGCGCTGCGAATGCTGTTCTTCCTGCCCTATGTGCTGGCCGAGGTCGCGACCGGCCTGATCTTCAGCTTCATCTATGACGGCAATTATGGGCTTCTCGCATCCATCTACAGGACGTTCGGGGCCGAGGCGCCGCATCTGCTCGCCAGCACGCAGACCTCGATGCTGGCCATCCTGGTCGTCGTCGTCTGGAAGTATTTCGGCTTCCACATGATGCTGTTCATCGCCGCGCTGCAGGGCATGGACCGAAATCTGGTCGAGGCGGCGCGGATCGACGGCGCCTCGCGCTGGCAGGTGCTGCGCTATGTGGTGATCCCGCTGCTTTACCCGACGATCCGCCTCTCGGTGTTCTTCGCCGTCGTCGGCTCACTGCAGCTCTTCGACCTCGTGATGCCGCTGACCCGGGGCGGGCCGGCCGACTCCTCCAACACGATGGTCAGTTTCCTTTACATCCACGGTGTCTCGCGCATGCGCGTCGGCTATGGCAGCGCCATCGGCGTGATCCTGTTCGTGATCTGCGTCACCTTCGCCATCACCTATAAACGCTGGTTCATGCGCGATGAATGACACGTCCATCGCTGGCCGCCGGCCGCTCGATCTCGTCCTGGTCTACAAGGTGCTGTTCCTCGCGCTGGTGGCGGCATTCGTCGCCGTGCCGCTGCTGGCAACCTTGCTCGGCGGCTTCAAGACGCTGGGCGAGCTGCGCACCAATCCGTTCGGCCTGCCGCAGACCTGGGAGTGGCAGAACTACACGGACATCCTGTTATCCAAACGCTACTGGCAGTTGCTGTGGAACTCGTTCGTGATCGGGAGCTTCACCGTCGTCCTGACGCTGATCGTGGCCTCGATGGCGGCCTTCGCCTTCGCTCACATCCATTTCTTCGGCAGCTCCATGCTGCTGAGCTATCTCACCATGGGACTGTTGTTCCCGGCCGCCACCGCGATCCTGCCGCTCTTCATCAAGGTTCGCGATCTCGGCCTGCTGGACAATTATTTCGGCGTTATTCTGCCTCAGGTCGCCTTCAGCCTGGCCATGAGCATCCTGCTCCTGCGGCGCTTCTTCAAGGATCTGCCCCACGAGTTGCTGGAGGCTGCGCTCGTTGATGGTTGCAGCTACTTCGCCTTCTTCCGTCACGTCACGCTGCCTCTGTCGCGACCGATTCTCGCGACCGTCGGCACCATCACCTTCGTCCACAGCTGGAACAGCTACCTGATGCCTCTGGTGATGCTGAATTCCGAGCAGCTTTATCCCTGGCCGCTCGGCATCATGATCTACCAGGGCGAATTCTCGTCGGAATGGCACCTGATCCTGGCGTTCATCACGCTGACGCTGCTGCCGACGATCCTGCTCTTCATCTTTGCTCAGAAACACATCGTCGCGGGCCTCACCGCCGGCGCGGTCAAGGGCTGAGCGCGTCTCGAACAACCGGCCTCGGACATCAGCTATGGAGACAAGAATGCGCAAAGTCGGAATCGGCATTATTGGCTGCGGCAACATCAGCACGAAATATCTTGAGGCGATGCGGCAGTTTCCGATGGTGGAGCTCAAGGCCGTCGCAGATATGCGCAGCGCCGCGGCGGAGAAGCGTGGCGCCGAGTTCGGCGTACCCGGGCTGCGCGTGGGCGAACTCCTCAAGCGCGACGACGTCGAGATCGTCGTCAACCTGACCGTGCCGCTCGCCCATACCGATGTCAGCCTCGCGGTGCTCAATGCCGGCAAGCATGTCCACTCCGAGAAGCCGCTTGGCATCAACACGGTCGAGGCCCGCAAGGTCATGGATCTCGCCGCCCAGAAAGATCTGCGCGTCGGCTGCGCGCCGGACACGTTCCTCGGCGGTGGCCACCAGACCGCGCGGAAGCTGATCGACGACGGCGCGATCGGCACGCCGGTGGCCGGCAGCGCCTTTTTCGGCTGCCCCGGCCATGAGAGCTGGCATCCGGCGCCGGGTTTCTACTATCTGCGCGGCGGCGGCCCGATGCTCGACATGGGGCCCTACTACATCACCGATCTGGTGCAGTTGCTGGGGCCGGTGGCCGGCGTGATGGGGTCGACGGCGCGGCCGCGCTCCGAGAGGCGCGTCACCAGCCAGCCGATGAACGGCGCGCTGATCCCGGTCGAGGTCGAAACCCATGTCGCCGGGACGCTGGAGTTCGAGAGCGGTGCCGTGGTCTCGATCACGATGAGCTTCGACGTGCCTCAGCACAGCCATTCGCCGATCGAGATACATGGTGACAAGGCAAGCCTGCTGGTGCCCGATCCGAACAAATTCGGCGGCGAGGTCAAGATCGCCAAGCCGCGGGGCAGTTGGGAATCGGTTGCCCTTTCGCATGGCCATACCGATGGCGAGTTCCGCTCGATCGGCGTTGCCGACATGGCTGCCGCGATCATTGCAGGCCGCCCGCATCGCGCCAGCGGCGCACTCGCCTTCCACGTCCTCGAGGTGATGGAGGCATTCCAGAAATCGGCCGACGAGGGGCGCCGGATCAACATCGAGAGCCGTGTCGAGAGACCTGCTCCCCTGCCTGCCGGGCGCACGACCGGCCAGATCGACTGAACGAAGCTAGAGGATGACGAGAATGCGCAAGGCGATGATCGTATGGGGCGGCTGGGCGGGTCACGATCCCGATCTCTGCGCTTCGATGATGAGGGGCTGGCTGAAGGCTGAAGGGTTCGAGGTGCGCGTCGAGACCTCGACGGAGGTCTTCCTCGATCCCGCGATCCGCGATCTCTCCCTGATCGTGCCGATTTACACGATGTCGAAGATCGAGAAGCCGGAGGCGCTGGCGCTGTGCGATGCCGTCCGCGGCGGCGTCGGGCTGGCCGGCCACCATGGCGGCATGGGCGATGCGTTCCGCGATTCTGTGGACTACCAGTTCATGTGCGGCGGCCAGTGGGTTGCCCATCCCGGCAACATCATCGACTACAAGGTCGATATTACGAGGCCCGATGACCCGATCATGGCTGGCATCTCCGGTTTCGAGCACCGTTCGGAGCAGTACTACATGCATGTCGACCCCGCCAACGAGGTCTTGGCGACGACGCGGTTCAGCGGCGAGCATGCCTCCTGGATCGACGGCGTCGAGATGCCGGTCGTATGGAAGAAGCGCTATGGGCAGGGCCGCGTGTTCTACTGCTCGCTGGGTCACCGCGCCTATGAGCTGGATATACCGGAGATACGCACCATGCTGACGCGCGGGATGCTCTGGGCGGCGCGATAATGGGGGCTGGAGACGCAGGGATCATCGGCGCAGGGGTCGTCGGCCGGGCGACGCTGGAGCGGGCGACATTGGAGGATGTCGCGCGCGCCGCGGGCGTGTCGCTCGCGACCGCGGACCGCGTCGTCAACCGCCGCGACGGCGTGCGCGACAAGACGATCGCGCGGGTCGAGGCGGCCGTCTCGAGGCTCGGCTACCGGGCCGATCCCGCCGCGGCCCGTCTCGCCCGCAATCAGAACTTCCGCTTCCTCTTCGTGCTGCCCAGCGGAGCCAACAGCTTCATGACCATGTTGGGCGAGCAGGTCGCGCGCACCGCCGAGTGGCTCGCCGCCCAGCGCGCCTTCATCGATGTGGAGCATGTCGACGTCTTTGATGCCGATGCGCTGGCGCGCGTCCTCGAGGGCGTCTTGCCCGGCTATCACGGCGTTGCGACGATCGCGCTCGATCATCCGCGCGTGCGCGCCGCCATCGACGATCTCACCGATCGCGGCGTCCCCGTCGTCACGCTGGTCTCCGATGTGCCGAGCGCGCGGCGCCTGCATTATGTCGGCATCGACAATCCCGCGGCGGGACGCACGGCGGCGACGCTGATGGGCCGCTTCCTGCAAGGCCGCCACGGCGTCGTCGCGGTGGTCGCCGGTTCGCTTTCGCTGCGCGACCATGCCGAGCGCCTCTATGGCTTCAATCAGGTCATGGCGCGCGAATTTCCTGATCTGATCATGCTCCCAGTGGTACAAGGGCGCGACGACAACGAGCAAACGCTGGCAGCGACAGCGGCCCTGTTACGGCAGCATGCTGATCTCGTCGGTCTCTATAATGCGGGCGCCGGCAACCGTGGCATCGCAGCAGCGCTGCAGCAGGCCGGTCGTGCCCAGGAGATCGTCTGGATCGCTCATGAATTGACGCCGCATACACGCCGCTTCCTGCTGCACGGCGACATCGACGCGATCATCAGCCAGGATCCAGGTCACGAAGCGCGCTCGGCGGCGCGCGTGCTGCTGGCATATTGCTCAGGCGATCGGCTGGTGGCGGATCAGGAACGCATCGGGATCGACATCTTCCTGCGGGACAATCTGCCTTGATCTTGGTGTTCTCGTGGGCGCCCCGGAAGAGATGTCCGAGCGCGCCATTGGGATGGCGCGGGCATGAAGGATCAATGGCTCGTCCGACTGGACGCGGTTGAGACCGCACCGCGGCTGGCAGCATCGATCACTCATATCCCGCCAGGAGGTGGGGCGGGTAGAGTTCCTCCAGCGATTGGATTTCCTCTCCGCTCAGCCTGACGTCCAGGGCGGCGAGCGCATCCTCGAGCTGGTGCATCTTGGTCGCACCGACGAGCGGGGACGTGACGCCTTTCTTGTGAAGCAGCCAAGCCAGCGCGATCTGCGCGCGTGGAATGCCGCGCGCCTCCGCGATCTCGCCAACGCGGCCGACGACCATGCGGTCCGCCTCCTGGGCCTTCGCGTAGAAGGCCTTCCCGACCTCATCGGCTGCGGCGCGGGCCGTGGACGGCGTATCCTCCCAGGGGCGGGTCAGCCGCCCTCGCGCAAGAGGCGACCATGGCACGACGGCTATCCCTTCCGAGATGCAGAGCGGGAGCATCTCCCTTTCCTCCTCGCGATAGAGCAGATTCAGGTGGTTCTGCATCGAGACGAAGCGCGCCCAGCCGTTCTGGCGCTGCAGCCCCAGCGCCTTCATGAACTGCCAAGCGTACATCGAGGATGCGCCGATATAGCGAGCCTTGCCTGCGCGAACGACATCGTGGAGCGCCTCCAGCGTCTCCTCGATCGGTGTCTCATAGTCCCAGCGGTGGATCTGGTAGAGATCGATGTAGTCGGTGCCCAAGCGCTGCAAGCTGGCATCGACCTCCGAGAAGATCGCCTTTCGCGACAGGCCGAGCCCGTTGGCATCGGACCGCATGCGACCATACGCCTTCGTCGCGATGACGGCGGCGTCCCGGGTCGTGAACTCTCGGATGGCGCGGCCTAGCACCTCCTCGCTCGCGCCGTCCGAGTAGACGTTGGCGGTGTCGAAGAAGTTGATGCCAGCCTCGACCGCCCGTCGGAAGAACGGCTGTCCCTCGGACTCGGTCATGACCCAGCTATGATTGCCCTTGGACGGATCTCCATAGCTCATGCAGCCCAGGGCGATCCGGGAGACTTTCAGCCCGGTGCTTCCCAGATTTCGGTATTCCATTTGGCTGCGGCCCCTTTTCAATCATGCAGATCCGACATTCAGTCGGCGAATATGGCCTGATCCATGACCTTCGGATCTCGCGGCATGAGCGGCGCGAAATCCATCCGGTCGAGGATATCGCGACGGACATCGATACCAGGCGCGACCTCGTCGAGCCGCAGCCCCTCATCCGTCAGCCTGAAGACCGCTCGCTCGGTGACGAAAACGGCCTCATGCCCGCGCTTCAGGGCCTGGCGACCAGAATATGTGATCTGCTCGACCTTGCTCACGAGCTTGCGCACGCTGCCGTGACTGTGGATGGAGAGCTTTCCGTCGCCGATGGCGACCTTCCCGCCCTTGGCGTCGAAGGTGCCGCAGAACACCACCTTCTTGGCGTTTTGGGCGATGTCCATGAACCCCCCTGGCCCAACGGTCAGACCGCCCAATTTGGAGACGTTGACGTCACCGACCGCATCGAGCTCGCCGAAGCCCAGGAAGGCGGTATCGAGACCGCCTCCTGCGTAGAAGTCGAACTGCGACGGCCCGTCGATCATCGCCGAGGCGCTTCGCGCGAACCCGAACAGCAGCCCGACGAGGAGTGCGCCGCCATAGGTGCCGTGCTCGATGGTCTGGTAGTAACGCCCGACCTCGCCCCGCTCGGCGACCATCTTGGCGACACCTTCACCGATGCCGACGCCGAAGTTGATGACATCGCCGTCTTTGAGCTCCTGATAGGCGCGCCGCGCGATCAACGTGCGGACGTTCAGCGGCTCGGGCGGGTCGATGATGACCGGCCCGCGCCTCTCCCCGGAGATCAGGGGATCGTAAGGCAGATCATAGCTCATGCGTTGATCAGGATCGACCACGACCGCGTCGACGATGGCGCCTGGAACGCGCACGGAGCGGGCTGGAAGCGAATTCAGGTCGACCGCCGTGCGGACCTGCGCGATGACGATTCCGCCGGAGTTATGGGCCGCGAGCGCGGCCGCGTAGACATCCACGTTCGCAGCCTCCTGATCCAGGCTGATATTGCCATCGGGATCCCCGAAAGAGCCGCGGATGATGGCGACGTTGATCGGGAACGACTTGTACCAGAGGAGTTCCTGGCCGCCGATCGTGACGACCTCGACGAGGTCCTCCCTGGCGGCGCTGTTCATCTTGCCGCCTTGGTGGCGTGGATCAACGAAGGTGCCAAGGCCGACATGGCTGAAGAGGCCAGGTCGCTTGCCGCCGATCTCGCGGTATAACTGCATGACGCAGCCGCTCGGAAGGACGTAGGCTTCGATCTTATCGTCCCGGGCCATCTCTTGCATCTTGGGCGACCAAACCCAGTGTCCGCCGATCACGCGCTTCACCAGGCCCTCATGGGCAAAGTGATTCATCCCCTCGCTCTTCTTATCGCCGATGCCGAGCGCGTGGACGACGTTCAGGTTACGCGGATAGCCGGTCGACAGGAACCGCCGCGACACCGCGCGAAACGTATGCGTGGCCTCCATGAGGCCACCGCCGCCGCCCACGAGTGCGACCGTGTCGCCATCCTTGATCAGCCCGACGGCGGCTTCGGCGGTCATGAATTTGTTGCGGGTCATTGGACGGCCTCTCGGCTCTCCGCCGACTGTCTCGGCACCATGAGACGATGCTCACCCTCTTGAACGACCTCGCCGCGCTGGTTGATCAGTTCGATCGCGATGAACAGGATGCCCATGTCGCTCCGGCTTTTCGGGATGCGCATGTCGGCCACCTTGAACTTCACCTGCAGGGTGTCGCCGATCTGGATCGGCTTCTTGAAGTTCCAGGTCCAGCCCAGGGCGATGCCGTCTCTGAAGAACCCTGACTGGACCTTGAGCCCGTCGGTCAGGGAAAGGCCCATGAGACCATGGGCGATACGGCCACCGAATACCGTCGACTGCGCGTAGACCTCGTCCATGTGGACGGGCGAGAAGTCCCCGGCCACGCCGGCATAGGCGAGAACGTGTCCTTCGGTAACAGTCACGCGGGGAGTCAGTTGCTCGTCCCCCACCTTGATCTCGTCATAGAGTTTGCCGGGAAGCATGATGATGTCCTCGCGATGCGTCGTCGTCGTGCGGCTGTTGCGCGACTGGCCTGGCGTCTTTGAAACGGGTTGGGTCAGTGATGGAGCAGTTGGCCGAGGAAGGCCTGTGTCCGCGGATTCTTCGGGTTGGCGAAGAAGGGGCCGGGCTTGTCGCTTTCGATGATCTCGCCGCGGTCCATGAAAATGACCCGGTCCGCGACGCTTCGGGCAAAGCCCATTTCATGCGTGACGCACAGCATCGTCATGCCGTCCTCGGCGAGACCGACCATGGTGTCGAGCACTTCCTTGACCATCTCGGGGTCGAGCGCCGAGGTCGGCTCGTCGAACAGCATCACCTTGGGGTTCATGCAGAGTGCACGCGCGATGGCGACGCGCTGCTGCTGCCCGCCGGACAGTTCGGCGGGATATTTCTCCGCCTGCTCTGCGATGCGCACGCGCTCCAGATAGGTCATCGCGAGTTCAGCGGCGCGATCCCTGGCGATGCCGCGCACCCTCATCGGGGCGAGCATGCAGTTCTGCTTCACCGTGAGATGCGGGAAGAGGTTGAACTGCTGGAACACCATGCCGACTTCGCCGCGCACGGCGTCGATACTCTTCTCGCCTTCGCCGAGGTCGAAACCGTCCACGACGATGCGACCGCCCTGGTAGCGCTCGAGGCTGTTGATGCAGCGTATCAGGGTCGACTTGCCCGACCCCGACGGGCCGCAGATGACGATCCGCTCTCCCCGCTGAACATCGAGGTCGATGTCCTTGAGGGCGTGGAAGCTATCGTACCACTTCTGCAAGCCGGAGATGGCGATGATCGGCGATTGCTCTGCAGCAGGCGCTGTCTCGGTTGAGCCACAAGGCGCTAGGTTCATGTCGCTGCTCTCAAAAACACGCGGGAGGGACGGCGGGCGGCAGGTCGCCGCCCGCCATGGCCATCACTTCACCATCGAGATCGGCAGGGCGGCTTCGCCTTCCCCCGTGGTCGGCATCGCGGCGAGTTCGCCTCCGATCCACTTCTTGTAGAGGGCCTTGATCTCACCGCTTTCGACCTTGCGCGCCACGAAATCGCTGAGGTAATTGGCCCATTCGCGCGAGGCCGGTCGAACCGCGAAAGCATTGAACGCGCGAGCGACGACGAACTTCTCCTCGTATTTTCCGGGACCGGCGACCTGCGCGATGTTGGGCACCTGGGTCGCCGCACCGCCGATGACGTCGACCTGTCCGGCGATCAGCGCCTGGACGGTGCTGGCGTCATCATCGAACCTCTGAATGACCGTTCCGGCAGGTGCGGCCTTGGTCACCGCGATGTCCTGCGGCGTGCCGCGGGGAACGCCGACGCGAAGCCCCTTGAGATCATCCCAGCCTTTGATGTTCGCTCCGGTCTTGCCGATGTAGATCGTGTCGTTCGTCGTGTAGGGGCGTGCGAAGAGCACGACCTTCTGCCGGTCGGCGAAGATGCCCATGACGGCTGCCAGAACGTCCACCTGTCCGGTCAGGAGGGCGGCGACGCGGTTGCTCGACGTCACCGGCGTGACCTCGACCTTCACACCGAGATCCTTGGCCAGCATCTCGCCGAGCTCGATGTCGAAACCGGTGAGCTTGCCGGCGCCGTCGGTGAAGCCCCACGGAACCTGCGCTACCTGGGATCCGATCTTGAGCACGCCGCCCTTCTTGATGGAATCGACGGTCTGCGCGGCGGCATTGCCGAGGCTGAGCGGAGCGACCGCCAAGGCGAACGCCGCGCCCAAGAGCGCACCGCGAATGCGAGAGATCATTTGCATGTTTCCTCCTCCTGCGGATCATTCCGCCTTGTTGATTTAGGTTTTTACTTGAAATCTCTTCTCGATCTTCATGCTGAAGCGCGAGAGCGGAAAGCATATGATGAAATAGACGATCGCTGCGAAGCCGTAGGCCAATAGAGGCTTGTAGGTCGTACTTGCTATCATCTGAGCCGATCGCGACAGCTCGACGAATCCGACGATCGCCGCGAGGGACGTTCCTTTGATGAGCTGAACGAGGAAGCTCACTGTCGGGGCGATCGAGATCCGCATCGCCTGCGGAAGGACGACGTCCTGCATCCGGTTGAAGTAGCTGAGGCCAAGCGCCTTGGCGGCCTCGGTCTGGCCCTTCGGGACGGCCTGGATCGAGCCGCGCCAGATCTCCCCGAGGAAGGCGCTCGCGTGGAGGGTCAGGCCGATGCTGACGGCCGTCCAGGGGCCGACCTTGTAGCCGAACACGGGCAGGCCGTAGAACACGAGGAAGAGCTGCATCAGCAGCGGCGTGCCCTGGAAGAAGTCGATATAGCCGCTGGCGATCCGCTGCAGCCAGGATCTCTCGGAGGTCCGCATCAGGGCGATGGCGAGGCCAACGATGCCACCGCCCGCGAAGGCCACCAGCGACAGCATGACCGTCGACTGGACGCCGGCCAGGATCGACAGGATCTCGGAGAGGCCGAATTGCCTGATCATGACGCCTCACTTCACCGGATAGGAGAAGTAGGCGCGATCGACAGCCTTGAAGATGTGAGCGAAGCCCAGCGCCATCACCAGGTACAGGACCGTGGTCACGACATAGATCTCGAAGCTCCTGAAGGTCAGCGTATCGATCGACTGGGCTATCGAGGTCAGTTCTTCCGCCGAGATCGACGAGACGATGCTCGTGGTGAGGAGCGCGAGCACGAACTGGCCGGAGAGGGCCGGGAAGATGATCCGAAGCGCCGGCTTGAGGACGATGTAGCGGTAGACCTGCAGCCGCTTGAGCCCAAGCGCGGCGCCGGCTTCGAACTGTCCGCGCGAGATCGCGTCGATGCCGCCGCGAATGACCTCGGCCGAGAAGGCGCCGCAGTTCAGGCTCAAGGCGAGCACGGCGGCGCTCCACGGCTGGAAGCTGATGCCTATCGCCGGCAGACCGAAATAGATGAAGAAGACCTGGACGAGAAAGGGCGTGTTGCGGATCGCCTCGACATAGGTCGTGGCGGCGAGGCGCACCCAGGCGATCGGGCTCTGCTTGGCGAGCGCAGTCACGATGCCGATCGAGAGGCCCGCCAGAATGGCGATCGTCGATAGCAGGACCGTCAGCCAGCACCCGCGCAGGAACTGCTCCCAATACGGCAGGAGCACCGAGAAATCGAATTCGTAGGTCATGCTTCCTCCAGGCGCCCCCTCTTTGCGTGGGGATCGTTGTTCTTATGGAATGCGGAAAAACTCCCGGTAGAGTTCCACTTGGTTGGTCAGCATGTGGATGCCCGGGTGTGTCGGGAGCCCGATCTCAGCCGCCGCTTTGAGCAGGCGTGTTTCCGCCGGTTTCATGATGATGTCGGCGACGACGGCGGTCGCAGACAGCAAGGCCGGGTCGAACGGCAGCGGATCGGTTTCCACCAGGCCAAGCGGCGTCGCGTTGACGACGATATCGCTCCGAGAATCCGGAGCTGCCGCCAACGAAATCCGGCCGGGCCACTTTTTCGACAAGCGATCGACAAGACGTCCGGCGCGCTCGGCGGAGAGGTCGGTCACATGGAGCCGCCGGGCTCCGGCGATCATCAAAGCCGCGGCCACGGACACGCCGGCGCCACCGGCACCGACAAGGCTGACGACCTTTCCAGAGGGGTCATGACCAGCGCCTTGCAGGCCGCGCACGAACCCTGCGCCGTCGAAATTGTCGCCGCGCCATGAGCCATCGGGTTCACGGCGCAGCGCGTTAGCCGATCCGGCAAGTGTCACCGCCTCGCTGGCAGCGTCGATCTGAGAGCAGACGGCAAACTTGTGGGGCACTGTCACCAGGATGCCGTCGAGGTTGGCGATCTGTTTCAGCCCGGCAAGAACGATCGAGAGGTGCTCCGGCTTCACCTCGACCGCGGTGAGAACGGCGTCGCAGCCCCGATCGAGGAACAGCGGGTTCATCAATTCGGGAGCCATGACCTGCGCGACAGGATCCCCGATCACGGCGAACAACCTCGTCGCGCCCGAAGGGCAGGGGATGCTGGAACGGCCCGTCAGCGCGTTCACTGCTGTCTCGCATCTG
Coding sequences:
- a CDS encoding acyl CoA:acetate/3-ketoacid CoA transferase — encoded protein: MTRNKFMTAEAAVGLIKDGDTVALVGGGGGLMEATHTFRAVSRRFLSTGYPRNLNVVHALGIGDKKSEGMNHFAHEGLVKRVIGGHWVWSPKMQEMARDDKIEAYVLPSGCVMQLYREIGGKRPGLFSHVGLGTFVDPRHQGGKMNSAAREDLVEVVTIGGQELLWYKSFPINVAIIRGSFGDPDGNISLDQEAANVDVYAAALAAHNSGGIVIAQVRTAVDLNSLPARSVRVPGAIVDAVVVDPDQRMSYDLPYDPLISGERRGPVIIDPPEPLNVRTLIARRAYQELKDGDVINFGVGIGEGVAKMVAERGEVGRYYQTIEHGTYGGALLVGLLFGFARSASAMIDGPSQFDFYAGGGLDTAFLGFGELDAVGDVNVSKLGGLTVGPGGFMDIAQNAKKVVFCGTFDAKGGKVAIGDGKLSIHSHGSVRKLVSKVEQITYSGRQALKRGHEAVFVTERAVFRLTDEGLRLDEVAPGIDVRRDILDRMDFAPLMPRDPKVMDQAIFAD
- a CDS encoding MaoC family dehydratase, translated to MLPGKLYDEIKVGDEQLTPRVTVTEGHVLAYAGVAGDFSPVHMDEVYAQSTVFGGRIAHGLMGLSLTDGLKVQSGFFRDGIALGWTWNFKKPIQIGDTLQVKFKVADMRIPKSRSDMGILFIAIELINQRGEVVQEGEHRLMVPRQSAESREAVQ
- a CDS encoding amino acid ABC transporter ATP-binding protein → MNLAPCGSTETAPAAEQSPIIAISGLQKWYDSFHALKDIDLDVQRGERIVICGPSGSGKSTLIRCINSLERYQGGRIVVDGFDLGEGEKSIDAVRGEVGMVFQQFNLFPHLTVKQNCMLAPMRVRGIARDRAAELAMTYLERVRIAEQAEKYPAELSGGQQQRVAIARALCMNPKVMLFDEPTSALDPEMVKEVLDTMVGLAEDGMTMLCVTHEMGFARSVADRVIFMDRGEIIESDKPGPFFANPKNPRTQAFLGQLLHH
- a CDS encoding transporter substrate-binding domain-containing protein, which produces MQMISRIRGALLGAAFALAVAPLSLGNAAAQTVDSIKKGGVLKIGSQVAQVPWGFTDGAGKLTGFDIELGEMLAKDLGVKVEVTPVTSSNRVAALLTGQVDVLAAVMGIFADRQKVVLFARPYTTNDTIYIGKTGANIKGWDDLKGLRVGVPRGTPQDIAVTKAAPAGTVIQRFDDDASTVQALIAGQVDVIGGAATQVPNIAQVAGPGKYEEKFVVARAFNAFAVRPASREWANYLSDFVARKVESGEIKALYKKWIGGELAAMPTTGEGEAALPISMVK
- a CDS encoding amino acid ABC transporter permease, yielding MIRQFGLSEILSILAGVQSTVMLSLVAFAGGGIVGLAIALMRTSERSWLQRIASGYIDFFQGTPLLMQLFLVFYGLPVFGYKVGPWTAVSIGLTLHASAFLGEIWRGSIQAVPKGQTEAAKALGLSYFNRMQDVVLPQAMRISIAPTVSFLVQLIKGTSLAAIVGFVELSRSAQMIASTTYKPLLAYGFAAIVYFIICFPLSRFSMKIEKRFQVKT
- a CDS encoding amino acid ABC transporter permease, with translation MTYEFDFSVLLPYWEQFLRGCWLTVLLSTIAILAGLSIGIVTALAKQSPIAWVRLAATTYVEAIRNTPFLVQVFFIYFGLPAIGISFQPWSAAVLALSLNCGAFSAEVIRGGIDAISRGQFEAGAALGLKRLQVYRYIVLKPALRIIFPALSGQFVLALLTTSIVSSISAEELTSIAQSIDTLTFRSFEIYVVTTVLYLVMALGFAHIFKAVDRAYFSYPVK
- a CDS encoding shikimate dehydrogenase family protein, yielding MNALTGRSSIPCPSGATRLFAVIGDPVAQVMAPELMNPLFLDRGCDAVLTAVEVKPEHLSIVLAGLKQIANLDGILVTVPHKFAVCSQIDAASEAVTLAGSANALRREPDGSWRGDNFDGAGFVRGLQGAGHDPSGKVVSLVGAGGAGVSVAAALMIAGARRLHVTDLSAERAGRLVDRLSKKWPGRISLAAAPDSRSDIVVNATPLGLVETDPLPFDPALLSATAVVADIIMKPAETRLLKAAAEIGLPTHPGIHMLTNQVELYREFFRIP